The following proteins come from a genomic window of Amaranthus tricolor cultivar Red isolate AtriRed21 chromosome 14, ASM2621246v1, whole genome shotgun sequence:
- the LOC130799701 gene encoding cytochrome b561 and DOMON domain-containing protein At2g04850, whose product MLNLFLFLFIIFPQFQLAITSHCITTTSTKTFEKCMTFPTQQASLAWTYHAHSATLHLAFFGTFISPSGWVGFGINPSSAEMTGTRALIAFPDPNSGQLVLLPYILDPTVKLQKSPLLSRPLDIHLFSSSATMYGGKLATIHDGAQVEIHTSIRLSPNKTKIHCVWNRGLYVQGYSPTIHPTTISDLLSATTIDLLSGMARHENNLNTLKIVHGVINAVSWGIMLPIGIVTSRYLRHIEALGPTWFYVHACMQLTGFVLGGIGFAIGIRIGELSPGKVYSLHRKLGFIVVCLGSLQTLALFFRPKTTNKYRKYWKSYHHFVGYACVVIGVVNVFQGFEAIEASRSYAKLAYCLCLSSLIGVCIALEVNSWVIFCRKAEEEKLRREGVLASSDKASASFN is encoded by the coding sequence ATGCTCAATTTGTTCCTATTCCTTTTCATCATCTTCCCCCAATTTCAACTCGCAATCACCTCTCATTGTATTACAACAACAAGCACCAAAACCTTTGAAAAATGCATGACATTTCCCACACAACAAGCCTCACTTGCATGGACGTACCATGCACATAGTGCTACCCTTCATTTAGCCTTCTTTGGTACCTTCATTTCTCCATCCGGATGGGTGGGTTTTGGGATCAATCCTTCCTCCGCAGAGATGACAGGAACTCGGGCCTTAATCGCCTTTCCGGATCCCAATTCGGGCCAATTAGTCCTACTTCCATATATATTAGACCCAACCGTTAAACTCCAAAAATCTCCATTATTATCTCGTCCTCTTGATATTCACCTTTTTTCATCATCTGCAACAATGTATGGTGGAAAATTGGCCACTATTCATGATGGTGCACAAGTTGAGATACATACCTCAATTAGGCTTTCtcctaataaaacaaaaatccaTTGTGTATGGAATCGTGGGCTATATGTTCAAGGATATTCGCCTACGATTCATCCAACTACGATCAGTGATTTGTTGTCTGCTACCACAATAGACCTTTTGTCTGGCATGGCACGACACGAAAATAATTTAAACACGTTAAAAATTGTACATGGAGTTATAAACGCGGTCTCTTGGGGAATTATGCTACCAATTGGTATTGTTACATCGCGTTACCTAAGGCACATTGAAGCCCTAGGCCCAACATGGTTCTACGTGCATGCATGCATGCAACTAACCGGATTTGTCTTAGGAGGGATCGGATTTGCGATTGGTATTAGAATCGGTGAATTATCACCGGGGAAAGTGTATAGCTTGCACCGGAAGTTAGGGTTTATCGTGGTATGCTTAGGAAGTCTTCaaacacttgcattattttttaggCCTAAGACAACAAATAAGTATAGAAAATATTGGAAGTCATACCACCATTTTGTAGGGTATGCTTGTGTTGTTATAGGTGTTGTGAATGTTTTTCAAGGGTTTGAAGCAATAGAAGCTAGTAGATCTTATGCTAAATTGGCTTATTGTTTATGCCTATCTTCATTGATTGGGGTATGTATAGCGTTGGAGGTTAATAGTTGGGTTATATTTTGTAGAAAAGCTGAGGAGGAGAAATTGAGAAGGGAAGGTGTTCTTGCTAGTTCTGATAAGGCTAGTGCAAGTTTCAATTGA
- the LOC130799885 gene encoding probable xyloglucan endotransglucosylase/hydrolase protein 30 has translation MSGRRRNNVLLYLSLLSFFTVVSNAAFNRPTISFDEGYSPLFADFNIKKSDDGRSANLILNRYAGSGFISSKYYDYGFFSAKIKLPGEYTAGVVVAFYTTNGDVWEKSHDELDIEFLGNLKGKPWRFQTNMYGNGSTSRGREERYRLWFDPTKDFHQYSILWTRTNIIFYVDNVPIREIVRNEAMGSDYPSKPMSLYATIWDASSWATAGGKYSVKYEFEPFVSEFTDFVLEGCPVDPLEQVLDTSSSSDCSAEKFELENKEYSKITPSGRRAMKWFREKYMYYSYCYDTVRYPVPPPECVIIPSEKERFKETGRLRFGSIPKRQRRRRGRARKQININVSNNELEANM, from the exons atgtctGGAAGGAGGAGGAACAATGTTCTCCTTTATCTCTCTCTCCTTTCTTTCTTCACCGTCGTCTCAAACGCTGCGTTTAATCGCCCAACTATCTCCTTTGACGAAGGCTACTCTCCTCTTTTTGCTGatttcaatattaaaaaatcCGACGATGGCCGCAGCGCAAACCTCATTCTCAACCGTTACGCcg GTTCAGGATTCatttcatcaaaatattatGACTATGGATTCTTCAGTGCAAAGATAAAGTTGCCGGGTGAATACACGGCTGGAGTTGTAGTAGCTTTTTAT ACAACAAATGGAGATGTATGGGAAAAAAGCCACGATGAATTGGACATAGAATTCTTGGGAAACTTGAAAGGAAAACCATGGAGGTTTCAAACAAACATGTATGGAAATGGAAGCACAAGTAGAGGAAGAGAAGAAAGATATAGACTATGGTTTGATCCCACCAAAGATTTCCATCAATATAGCATCCTTTGGACTCGtactaatatcat ATTTTACGTAGACAACGTCCCAATAAGAGAAATTGTTCGCAACGAAGCAATGGGCTCGGACTACCCATCTAAGCCCATGTCCCTCTACGCCACCATATGGGACGCCTCAAGCTGGGCCACCGCAGGCGGAAAATACAGCGTCAAGTACGAATTCGAGCCTTTCGTCTCAGAATTCACCGACTTTGTGCTCGAGGGATGTCCAGTAGACCCCCTCGAGCAAGTCCTCGACACGTCCTCTTCCTCTGATTGCTCGGCCGAAAAGTTCGAGCTCGAAAACAAGGAGTACTCCAAAATCACCCCATCAGGGAGAAGAGCCATGAAGTGGTTTAGGGAGAAGTACATGTACTACTCTTACTGTTATGACACAGTCCGTTATCCGGTCCCACCACCGGAGTGTGTGATCATCCCGTCGGAAAAGGAGAGGTTTAAGGAGACTGGACGGCTCAGATTTGGTTCCATCCCTAAGAGGCAAAGAAGGCGGAGAGGCCGTGCAAGAAAgcaaataaatattaatgtgTCTAATAATGAATTAGAAGCTAATAtgtga